In Drosophila bipectinata strain 14024-0381.07 chromosome 2R, DbipHiC1v2, whole genome shotgun sequence, one genomic interval encodes:
- the LOC108132826 gene encoding serine protease grass-like — translation MLGLRFSVLAICLTLSLQWIDPVDSKVCETHDKKIGKCRRPKDCPALRPIVQKQKKGIPLTDEEQRFQKAVFRCEERKSFCCEDPFNAEGVDLLKENDEICGIFSDAKVSNGGNVRLGSRPWAAILEYNTTQPFRARFKCGGTLITSKFVLTAAHCINKTTLVSVRLGEHDLSKDEDCLSFDDEPVCLDKPLDVPVDKSFVHEGYERFRAVNDIALIRLKYPVQFTDWIRPICLPITKDLQFESQTNIPMEVVGWGITEEEKLSDVPKKAFINRVNLAECNILNPMSTKLCASGLGKDSCRGDSGGPLNYPTLYNGKQRWVQAGIVSYGYHKCGEDPYAVYTDVAEYMGWITETIAQNE, via the exons ATGTTGGGCTTGAGATTTTCGGTTCTGGCGATCTGCCTCACTCTGAGCCTGCAATGGATAGATCCTGTGGATTCTAAAGTCTGCGAGACGCATGACAAGAAAATAGGCAAATGCCGGCGTCCTAAAGATTGCCCGGCTCTTAGGCCTATTGTgcaaaagcagaaaaaagGCATTCCCCTAACCGACGAGGAGCAAAGGTTTCAAAAAGCAGTTTTTAGATGTGAAGAG AGAAAATCTTTTTGCTGTGAGGATCCATTTAATGCTGAAGGAGTAGACTTGCTGAAAGAAAATGATGAAATATGTGGTATTTTCTCAGACGCTAAGGTTTCAAACGGTGGCAATGTTAGACTGGGATCTAGGCCGTGGGCGGCCATACTCGAGTATAATACGACACAGCCTTTTAGGGCACGGTTTAAATGTGGCGGCACTCTGATTACTTCGA AATTTGTCTTGACGGCTGCGCACTGTATCAATAAGACTACCCT GGTATCTGTCCGTCTGGGAGAACATGATCTTAGTAAGGACGAGGACTGCTTAAGCTTTGACGATGAGCCAGTGTGTCTGGATAAACCCCTGGACGTTCCAGTCGACAAGAGTTTTGTCCACGAGGGATATGAACGTTTTAGAGCTGTGAACGATATTGCATTAATCCGCCTAAAATACCCAGTCCAGTTTACCGATTGGATACGACCCATATGTCTGCCGATAACAAAAGATCTTCAGTTTGAGAGTCAAACCAACATACCGATGGAGGTTGTCGGCTGGGGCATAACAGAAGAAGAAAAGCTCTCAGACGTCCCTAAGAAAGCTTTCATCAATCGGGTGAACTTAGCCGAGTGCAACATCTTAAATCCAATGAGCACAAAACTCTGCGCCAGTGGCTTGGGGAAAGATAGCTGCAGGGGTGACTCCGGAGGACCACTGAACTATCCCACTTTATACAATGGCAAACAGCGCTGGGTGCAGGCTGGAATCGTGAGTTACGGATATCACAAATGTGGCGAAGATCCGTATGCGGTCTATACTGATGTGGCTGAATATATGGGTTGGATAACCGAAACCATTGCGCAAAACGAATAG
- the LOC108132905 gene encoding uncharacterized protein: MDYINSLAMNLNLTESFLTWLKRREATLREGFTIIESNLQFVMVDEPFFLLFREFHIKNVNSAPTHLRNWKIFAIAASNFQGHLQIIYLRTASSGMEKMGSAAILQGVQLAISSIRKNPELTSKLAGAVADKCAANLEAIRYLQRNGVPVLYDLNHFCGTMLRLDHVDEIATHLYNGPIFTKRNFAQILLNFKRLVEGNVPSALHDRYNEERLALEALFRNLFNKFPTRSFSIWWVNSKHLERVGARLADKVHIGAEDGFHKHPALADPNEAVVFMATLTTVLSQIMHNDLMKSRIALSESLLQVPMDEDEPAMDEAN, from the exons atggaCTATATTAATTCATTGGCAATGAACTTGAATTTGACAGAGTCATTTCTCACCTGGTTAAAAAGAAGAGAAGCGACTCTGCGAGAGGGGTTCACCATCATTGAGAGCAATCTGCAGTTTGTCATGGTGGAcgaacccttttttttattatttcgtgAGTTCCACATAAAAAATGTCAAT AGCGCTCCTACGCATTTAAGAAATTGGAAGATCTTCGCCATAGCTGCATCGAATTTTCAGGGTCATTTGCAAATAATCTATTTGCGAACA gcatcaagCGGCATGGAAAAGATGGGTTCAGCTGCAATTTTGCAAGGAGTCCAATTGGCAATAAGCAGCATTAGGAAAAACCCCGAGCTGACCTCCAAATTGGCTGGCGCTGTGGCAGACAAGTGCGCCGCCAATCTGGAGGCCATTCGTTATCTGCAGCGAAATGGGGTGCCAGTGCTGTATGACTTGAACCACTTCTGTGGAACAATGTTACGTCTGGACCATGTGGATGAAATTGCCACCCATCTATACAATGGGCCGATATTCACCAAGAGGAATTTTGCTCAAATCCTCTTGAATTTTAAGCGGCTGGTTGAGGGAAATGTACCCTCAGCCTTACATGACCGCTACAATGAGGAG CGGCTTGCCCTTGAGGCCCTTTTTAGGAATTTGTTTAACAAATTCCCAACTAGATCTTTTAGCATATGGTGGGTCAACTCCAAGCACCTAGAGAGAGTGGGGGCCAGGCTGGCCGACAAAGTGCACATCGGTGCCGAGGATGGATTTCATAAACATCCGGCCCTTGCAGATCCAAATGAGGCAGTTGTATTTATGGCAACGTTGACAACTGTCCTCAGTCAAATTATGCACAATGATTTGATGAAATC GCGCATTGCATTGTCGGAGAGCCTGCTACAGGTCCCTATGGACGAAGACGAGCCGGCTATGGACGaagcaaattaa